The following are encoded together in the bacterium genome:
- a CDS encoding T9SS type A sorting domain-containing protein, with translation MSRQLLTLGVLLGLAGSAGWAAPQPAIPFDGSMPMTVTAKGAAPAIDAFGDPGDFGAAAAAAVDYILAMQADITEDNAGNGDPDGDPDDGGWDWYQTDFFHSSAISARNLYGVTANGILRSYLNDPRPEWFTAMQDAADGMVARGPADVRSGPDVCFLVDFAALPGVANPATYQAAAVAIWNWRMATHGSPTGLAEAIRNHHAGYGYTNGVIPWDVAPWVKAAMKLDGLYPMAGYDVAAAQIAQVLWQDSFDGAPGYYEPFGDNQGYDPSWANVDFYYYALGLTGLIDAFCASGTHLDELPALETALLDCQYPGGAFSHQWGAQGDDEDWQTTGYALGSLASCLSGNEAAINAGSYWLAGEQHSSGAFVYDDDTHYPHIAGECAAGMSWSLPYTVTQTPAWQHIAENDDPPYVDEAIVHYALEGGAEPFRSVTVFIAYDDAVLTPVALTFDPLWVPDYASIMYNLGTNPIEATLAILGPTGGITGPLDLFDLHFDGISDGVDDIATLVHISQVVMRSPVNQPIYAAGGDDAIIVVDDLAPTLVVSHPTEDCLNAGFWVTLDAEDNVNLNRIDYEFNNDGIKHPAVPPDFPADSFFDVFFVDISLLGEGDHTISWDVWDDVGYSFTTDTWTFHKDTQAPTGPTNLLAMPGDHEVHLTWTAGSNLDTYELWRAKRGSDYPYPGGRPPATATPWPAGYTLVDDDINAGATSFFDVFPADTYADRGIYDYLLVAVDCVNAPALSNQASATNYFLGDWADPAGYSEPYDGFVCIYDLNFLGTEYGNASAPANEEMDVAPTHDWSRFGLPGPDGLLNFEDLIVLAMNYRGGCSTPLLQIRREGDAGGRGLDAAGALTLAGHGAERQLLLDGALLGLTADLATDAELLAATSTHGTVLFYRTATGWTVDVVGLADLLSSDTVVSLRFAEGAQVSLAGAEGRDEANQILPLAGATNAPPVQPAVFALEQNHPNPFNPTTTIRYSLAADGAARLAIYNSLGQQVVLLQDGPQSAGVHELSFDGSALASGLYIYRLEADGRVAQQKMILVK, from the coding sequence ATGAGTCGACAGCTTCTGACCCTGGGAGTGCTGCTCGGCCTGGCCGGCTCGGCCGGCTGGGCGGCCCCGCAACCGGCCATCCCCTTCGACGGGAGCATGCCGATGACCGTCACGGCCAAGGGCGCAGCCCCGGCCATCGACGCCTTCGGTGATCCGGGCGATTTCGGCGCCGCGGCTGCCGCTGCTGTGGACTACATCCTCGCGATGCAGGCCGACATCACCGAAGACAATGCCGGCAATGGCGATCCGGACGGCGACCCCGACGACGGGGGCTGGGACTGGTATCAGACCGATTTCTTCCACTCGTCCGCGATCAGCGCCCGCAATCTCTATGGCGTGACCGCCAACGGCATCTTGCGCAGCTACCTGAATGACCCTCGCCCGGAGTGGTTCACGGCCATGCAGGACGCCGCCGACGGCATGGTGGCCCGCGGGCCAGCCGACGTGCGGAGCGGCCCGGACGTCTGCTTCCTGGTCGATTTCGCCGCCCTTCCCGGCGTGGCCAACCCGGCCACCTACCAGGCTGCCGCCGTGGCCATCTGGAACTGGCGGATGGCGACCCACGGCAGCCCGACCGGGCTGGCCGAGGCCATTCGCAACCATCACGCCGGTTATGGCTACACCAACGGCGTCATCCCCTGGGACGTCGCCCCCTGGGTCAAGGCCGCCATGAAGCTGGACGGCCTTTATCCCATGGCCGGTTATGATGTGGCGGCGGCCCAGATTGCGCAAGTCCTATGGCAGGACAGCTTCGACGGAGCGCCTGGATACTACGAGCCCTTTGGCGACAATCAGGGCTATGATCCCAGCTGGGCCAACGTCGACTTCTACTACTACGCCTTGGGCCTGACCGGCTTGATCGACGCCTTCTGCGCCAGCGGCACCCACCTGGATGAACTGCCGGCCCTGGAGACGGCCCTGCTGGACTGCCAGTACCCCGGTGGCGCCTTCAGCCATCAATGGGGCGCCCAGGGCGACGACGAGGACTGGCAGACCACGGGCTATGCGCTGGGCAGCCTGGCAAGCTGCCTGTCCGGCAACGAGGCGGCCATCAACGCCGGCAGCTACTGGCTGGCGGGTGAGCAACACTCGTCCGGCGCCTTCGTCTATGACGACGACACCCACTATCCGCACATCGCCGGCGAGTGCGCGGCCGGCATGAGCTGGTCCCTGCCCTACACCGTGACCCAGACCCCGGCCTGGCAGCACATCGCCGAGAACGACGACCCGCCCTACGTGGATGAGGCGATCGTCCACTATGCGCTGGAGGGCGGCGCCGAGCCTTTCCGCTCGGTGACGGTCTTCATCGCCTACGACGACGCCGTGCTGACTCCCGTCGCCCTCACCTTCGACCCGCTCTGGGTGCCCGACTACGCCTCGATCATGTACAACCTGGGCACCAACCCCATCGAGGCGACGCTGGCCATCCTGGGACCCACCGGCGGCATCACCGGCCCGCTGGACCTCTTCGACCTCCACTTCGACGGCATCAGCGACGGCGTGGACGACATCGCCACCCTGGTCCACATCAGCCAGGTGGTGATGCGCAGCCCGGTCAACCAGCCCATCTACGCCGCCGGCGGCGACGACGCCATCATCGTGGTGGACGACCTGGCGCCGACTCTGGTTGTGAGCCACCCGACGGAGGACTGCCTCAACGCCGGCTTCTGGGTGACCCTGGACGCCGAAGACAACGTCAACCTGAACCGCATCGACTACGAGTTCAACAACGACGGCATCAAGCACCCGGCGGTCCCCCCGGACTTCCCGGCGGACAGTTTCTTCGACGTCTTCTTCGTGGACATCTCCCTGCTGGGCGAGGGGGACCACACCATCAGCTGGGATGTCTGGGACGACGTGGGTTACTCCTTCACGACCGACACCTGGACCTTCCACAAGGACACACAGGCGCCCACCGGCCCGACCAATCTGCTCGCCATGCCCGGCGACCATGAGGTCCACCTGACCTGGACCGCCGGCTCCAACCTGGACACCTACGAGCTGTGGCGGGCCAAGCGCGGCAGCGACTACCCCTACCCGGGCGGCCGTCCCCCCGCCACCGCCACCCCCTGGCCCGCGGGCTACACCCTGGTGGATGACGACATCAATGCGGGGGCGACCAGCTTCTTCGACGTCTTCCCGGCCGACACCTACGCCGACCGCGGCATCTACGACTACCTGCTGGTCGCGGTGGACTGCGTCAACGCCCCCGCCCTCAGCAACCAGGCCTCCGCCACCAACTACTTCCTGGGCGACTGGGCGGACCCGGCCGGCTACAGCGAGCCCTATGACGGCTTCGTCTGCATCTACGACCTGAACTTCCTGGGCACCGAGTACGGCAACGCCTCCGCTCCCGCCAACGAGGAGATGGATGTGGCGCCCACCCATGACTGGAGCCGCTTCGGCCTGCCCGGCCCCGACGGCCTGCTCAACTTCGAGGACCTCATCGTCCTCGCCATGAACTACCGGGGCGGCTGCTCCACACCCCTGTTGCAGATCCGCCGCGAAGGCGACGCGGGTGGACGCGGCCTGGACGCCGCCGGCGCGCTGACCCTGGCCGGCCACGGCGCCGAGCGCCAGCTCCTGCTGGACGGCGCCCTGCTGGGCCTGACCGCCGACCTGGCGACGGACGCGGAGCTGCTGGCCGCGACCAGCACCCACGGCACGGTCCTCTTCTACCGCACGGCCACGGGCTGGACGGTGGACGTGGTGGGCCTGGCCGACCTGCTTTCCAGCGACACGGTGGTCAGCCTGCGCTTCGCCGAGGGCGCGCAAGTGAGCCTGGCCGGCGCCGAGGGCCGCGACGAGGCCAACCAGATCCTGCCCCTGGCGGGAGCGACGAACGCGCCGCCCGTGCAGCCCGCCGTCTTCGCGCTGGAGCAGAACCATCCCAACCCCTTCAACCCCACCACCACCATCCGCTACAGCCTGGCGGCGGATGGCGCGGCCCGCCTGGCCATCTACAACAGCCTGGGCCAGCAGGTGGTCCTCTTGCAGGACGGCCCCCAGAGCGCCGGCGTCCATGAGCTGAGCTTCGACGGCTCGGCCCTGGCCAGCGGCCTCTACATCTACCGCCTCGAGGCCGATGGCCGCGTGGCGCAGCAGAAGATGATCCTGGTGAAGTGA